Proteins from a genomic interval of Cyanobacteria bacterium GSL.Bin1:
- a CDS encoding MFS transporter translates to MVANSSEKLKFITKLAYGAGDLGPAITANVLVFFLLYFFTEVAGLPPGLAGSILMIGKIADAINDPIIGRFSDRADSPWGRRLPWMFFGAIPFGLLFILQWIVPQFSTDDTINDWSLFAYYILIGILFNTAFTAVNLPYTAFTPELTQDYDERTSLNSFRFAFSLGGSILSLVLAGVITNTYSDQFQQHLILGITMAVLSTIPIFWCCLSLQERGRKPLLSAAKKKQLSFILFAISLACGGYGVYRFWQENNVFFLIIGGLLMILIGTFAVSLFMHSAQSPIPKSSTSLPKQQRMTLSFQDQLKVVFKNRPFLFVIGIYLFSWLGVQLTASILPYFVVNWVGLPYSAFPQTALAVQGTALVMLFVWSAISKQVEKKVVYALGTGLWLIAQVGLIFLQPGQVGLMYGLAILAGCGVSVAYLIPWSMIPDVTDLDELETGQRREGIFYAFMVLLQKMGLALGLFLVGLSLEWAGFLESVPGQPPPEQPASALLAIRIAIAPLPMLSLIGGLILAYFYPLTREVHQQICLQLAEKREQAQE, encoded by the coding sequence ATGGTTGCTAACTCTTCTGAAAAACTAAAGTTTATTACCAAACTTGCTTATGGGGCAGGCGACCTTGGTCCAGCAATTACAGCAAATGTTCTCGTTTTCTTTCTACTCTATTTCTTCACTGAAGTAGCAGGGCTTCCACCGGGATTAGCAGGAAGTATTTTAATGATTGGTAAAATTGCTGACGCGATTAATGATCCAATTATTGGGCGATTCAGCGATCGCGCCGATAGCCCCTGGGGCAGACGACTGCCTTGGATGTTCTTTGGCGCCATTCCGTTTGGTCTTTTATTTATTTTACAATGGATTGTTCCTCAGTTCAGTACCGATGACACGATTAATGATTGGTCACTGTTTGCCTATTATATTCTCATCGGAATTTTATTCAACACCGCCTTCACGGCAGTTAATTTACCCTATACTGCTTTCACACCAGAACTCACCCAAGACTATGATGAACGCACCAGTCTCAATAGTTTTCGTTTTGCCTTTTCTCTAGGAGGCAGTATTCTTTCTTTAGTTCTGGCAGGAGTGATTACCAATACCTATTCTGATCAATTTCAACAACACTTAATCCTGGGCATTACGATGGCTGTCCTCTCAACCATCCCGATTTTTTGGTGTTGTTTAAGCCTCCAAGAACGAGGTCGCAAACCCCTTTTATCAGCGGCGAAAAAAAAGCAATTATCATTCATTTTGTTTGCAATTAGCTTGGCTTGCGGTGGGTATGGAGTATACAGATTCTGGCAAGAAAACAATGTATTCTTTCTAATTATCGGTGGCTTACTGATGATTTTAATCGGGACATTTGCTGTTAGTTTATTCATGCACAGTGCTCAAAGTCCAATCCCTAAATCATCGACTTCCTTACCCAAGCAACAGAGAATGACCCTTTCTTTTCAAGACCAATTAAAAGTGGTTTTTAAGAATCGTCCCTTTTTATTTGTAATTGGCATTTACTTGTTTTCTTGGCTCGGGGTTCAATTGACGGCTTCGATTTTACCCTACTTTGTTGTGAATTGGGTTGGTTTACCCTATAGTGCTTTCCCTCAAACGGCTTTAGCCGTTCAAGGAACAGCGTTAGTGATGTTATTTGTGTGGTCGGCAATTAGTAAACAAGTCGAAAAAAAGGTAGTTTATGCGTTAGGAACAGGCCTTTGGCTCATTGCTCAAGTCGGTTTAATTTTTCTGCAACCGGGTCAAGTGGGTTTAATGTATGGCCTAGCCATCTTAGCCGGATGTGGGGTTTCTGTGGCTTATCTGATTCCTTGGTCGATGATTCCAGATGTGACAGATTTAGATGAACTCGAAACCGGACAACGACGGGAAGGAATTTTCTATGCCTTTATGGTTTTATTACAAAAAATGGGACTGGCTTTAGGCTTATTTTTAGTGGGGCTGAGCTTGGAATGGGCGGGATTTCTTGAGTCCGTTCCCGGTCAACCGCCACCGGAACAACCCGCTAGTGCCTTACTGGCAATTCGCATCGCGATCGCGCCTTTACCGATGCTGAGTCTCATTGGCGGACTAATTCTTGCCTACTTTTATCCTTTGACACGGGAAGTGCATCAGCAGATTTGTCTGCAGTTAGCGGAAAAACGAGAGCAAGCCCAGGAGTGA
- a CDS encoding FAD-dependent oxidoreductase, with amino-acid sequence MPQDVIIIGSGIGGLTAGSLLARYGYNVLICESHAIPGGAAHSFTRQGFTFDSGPSFYAGIGSGKPSLNPLQQVLSLLGEFIATVPYDPLGEFHFPEGTFAAYQDNDQYGREIAKMTPQGAIEYQAFVREMLGLYAGLKDIPTIELRPDWKILQVLFPKYLPSLVKFLPKLPLVSASVGDIVQKTVKDPWVKRLIDLECFLLSGLKAEGTIAPEVAFMLGERSRVGVEYPVGGSGAIVEALIRGFKRWGGELHLNAHVEKILVRDGKVQGIRLRNGETLSAPLVISNATLWDTYSKLLSPQDLPPSFRQKSLATPTVESFMHLHLGIDARGLDHLNGHHVVVHDSQKEITTPGNTCMISIPTVWDANLAPSGQHLIHAYTLEPYQGWQRDDNYHQRKQAKAESLYQALEKIIPDVRDRVTLELIGSPLTHSHYLRRYQGTYGPAIPAGEGLFPSDQTPISGLYRVGDSTLPGIGVPAVAASGILCANRFVSPEQTRTLWQAVTND; translated from the coding sequence ATGCCTCAAGACGTAATTATTATTGGCAGTGGCATCGGAGGACTCACTGCAGGAAGTTTACTCGCCCGCTACGGTTATAATGTTCTGATTTGCGAAAGTCATGCTATTCCCGGTGGGGCAGCGCACAGCTTTACTCGTCAAGGATTTACGTTTGACTCCGGACCTTCTTTTTATGCTGGAATTGGCTCGGGCAAACCAAGTTTAAACCCCCTGCAGCAAGTTTTAAGCCTACTGGGAGAATTCATTGCAACCGTCCCCTATGATCCGCTTGGTGAGTTTCATTTTCCAGAAGGAACCTTTGCTGCTTATCAAGACAATGACCAGTATGGTCGAGAAATTGCCAAAATGACTCCCCAAGGGGCAATCGAATATCAGGCATTTGTCAGGGAAATGCTGGGGTTGTATGCTGGTTTGAAAGATATTCCGACCATTGAATTACGACCGGATTGGAAGATTTTACAAGTATTATTTCCCAAATATTTACCGAGTTTAGTGAAGTTCCTACCGAAACTCCCTCTGGTAAGTGCCTCAGTAGGTGACATTGTCCAGAAAACCGTTAAAGACCCTTGGGTCAAACGTTTAATTGATTTAGAATGTTTCCTCCTTTCTGGCTTGAAGGCAGAAGGTACGATCGCGCCAGAAGTGGCGTTTATGCTCGGAGAACGATCGCGCGTTGGGGTGGAATATCCCGTTGGCGGGAGTGGCGCAATTGTGGAAGCATTAATCCGTGGTTTCAAGCGTTGGGGAGGAGAACTGCACTTAAATGCTCATGTGGAAAAAATCTTAGTTAGGGATGGCAAAGTGCAAGGCATCCGTTTACGTAATGGCGAAACCTTATCTGCGCCTCTTGTTATTTCCAATGCCACACTTTGGGACACCTACAGCAAGTTATTATCTCCCCAAGATTTACCTCCGTCTTTTCGGCAAAAGAGTCTCGCAACACCTACTGTGGAGAGCTTTATGCACCTTCATCTTGGAATTGATGCTAGAGGATTAGATCACTTAAACGGTCATCATGTGGTTGTCCATGACAGTCAAAAAGAGATTACCACACCCGGTAATACCTGTATGATTTCGATACCAACGGTTTGGGATGCTAATCTTGCCCCCTCCGGGCAACATTTAATTCATGCTTATACCCTGGAACCTTATCAAGGTTGGCAACGGGACGATAACTATCACCAACGCAAACAAGCCAAAGCGGAGTCCTTGTATCAAGCCTTAGAGAAAATTATCCCCGATGTGCGCGATCGCGTCACCCTGGAACTGATTGGCTCTCCGCTCACTCACAGCCACTATCTCCGACGGTATCAAGGCACTTACGGACCAGCCATTCCAGCAGGAGAAGGGCTTTTTCCCAGCGATCAAACGCCGATTTCTGGATTGTACCGTGTTGGCGATAGTACCCT